Proteins found in one Arthrobacter pascens genomic segment:
- a CDS encoding YegP family protein, which produces MAGMFELFVDAESCFRFRLTAPDGTVMAVSKAFDDKSAAVAGIAAVREYAGMGLVTDLSPMACGAAPPEARDVSVAPVREVRRIPDADLHARARAIRREANGPRWARAV; this is translated from the coding sequence ATGGCCGGAATGTTTGAGCTGTTCGTTGACGCGGAGTCGTGTTTCAGGTTCCGTCTGACAGCGCCGGATGGCACGGTGATGGCTGTTTCGAAGGCTTTTGACGACAAGAGCGCAGCTGTTGCCGGCATTGCCGCCGTGCGTGAGTACGCCGGCATGGGACTTGTTACCGACCTTTCCCCGATGGCCTGCGGGGCGGCGCCGCCGGAGGCACGGGACGTTTCGGTAGCCCCGGTCCGTGAAGTCCGGCGCATCCCCGACGCCGATCTTCACGCCCGCGCCAGGGCAATCCGCCGGGAGGCCAACGGTCCTCGGTGGGCCCGGGCTGTCTGA
- a CDS encoding SHOCT domain-containing protein — protein MASELALLADLRMKGALSDEEFSAAKRRILEG, from the coding sequence GTGGCGTCAGAACTTGCCCTCCTTGCAGACCTCCGTATGAAGGGCGCGCTTTCTGATGAGGAATTCAGTGCCGCCAAGCGCCGCATCCTTGAAGGCTGA
- a CDS encoding histidine phosphatase family protein, translating to MTLTTFALIRHGQTDWNAQRRLQGSTDIPLNDTGRDQARDAVAVLSGYEWDAIVSSPLSRAAETADLIAAGLGLSVARRVPELTERRFGPAEGLQAGPELDALRIPNGFRGAESEDEAACRGLAALEGLAEEFRGRRVLVVAHGTLIRVSLGRAVARTLQSIDNAVLNLAHHHAVDGWQLEYFNGERVVAAVQG from the coding sequence ATGACCCTTACGACGTTCGCCCTCATCCGCCATGGCCAGACAGACTGGAATGCGCAGCGCCGGCTGCAGGGATCCACTGACATTCCGCTCAACGATACCGGCCGCGACCAGGCGCGCGACGCCGTCGCCGTCCTTTCCGGTTACGAGTGGGACGCGATCGTGTCCTCCCCGCTGAGCCGGGCCGCGGAAACCGCCGACCTGATTGCCGCCGGGCTGGGACTCAGCGTGGCCCGGCGTGTGCCTGAGCTCACCGAACGCCGCTTCGGACCCGCGGAGGGCCTGCAGGCCGGCCCCGAACTGGATGCACTGCGCATCCCCAACGGTTTCCGCGGCGCCGAAAGCGAGGACGAGGCAGCCTGCCGCGGGTTGGCCGCACTGGAAGGACTGGCCGAGGAGTTCCGCGGCCGTCGCGTCCTGGTGGTCGCCCATGGCACGCTCATCCGCGTGAGCCTCGGCCGCGCCGTCGCCCGTACCCTTCAAAGCATCGATAACGCCGTGCTCAACCTCGCCCACCACCACGCCGTTGACGGCTGGCAGCTCGAATACTTCAACGGGGAGCGGGTAGTGGCCGCCGTTCAGGGCTGA
- a CDS encoding 8-amino-7-oxononanoate synthase — protein MTRWLETQAAVRERRGLVRRPLPRAADEQFIDLASNDYLGLAADPRVAEAAAAAASLWGTGATSSRLVAGTTRLHLELEQELAALAGMETALVFSSGYLANIGVITALGGPGTLIVADEHCHASMIDGMRLSRSRTEPFTHNSVEEAGRLLADRSEPRALIAVESLYSVLGDEAPLVDLLALAEQNDAVLLIDEAHSLGVTGTGIFQGRGSVAGTALAGHPNVIVTATLSKALGSQGGAVLGSPLLREHLINRARSFIFDTGLAPASAAAALAGVRIIRDEPWRAGSVRRNAAALAAGLAPALAAHGTAVDQPVVEQMAGAVQSIAMPSAEAVLAAAGAARTAGVRIGCFRPPSVPDGISRLRLTARATLTPEEIEDSCAVLRGILEELP, from the coding sequence ATGACCCGATGGCTCGAGACTCAGGCCGCGGTCCGGGAACGCCGGGGCCTGGTCCGCCGCCCCCTCCCCCGGGCGGCGGACGAACAGTTCATCGACCTGGCCAGCAACGACTACCTGGGACTCGCGGCGGACCCGCGGGTTGCAGAGGCCGCTGCGGCGGCCGCATCGCTCTGGGGCACAGGCGCCACGTCCTCGCGCCTGGTGGCCGGAACCACCAGGCTGCATCTTGAGCTCGAGCAGGAACTGGCAGCGCTCGCCGGGATGGAAACGGCGCTGGTGTTCTCCTCCGGCTATCTGGCAAACATCGGCGTGATCACGGCGCTGGGCGGCCCCGGGACCCTGATCGTCGCGGATGAACACTGCCACGCCTCGATGATCGACGGCATGCGGCTCAGCCGCTCGCGCACCGAACCGTTCACCCACAACAGCGTGGAGGAAGCCGGCCGCCTGCTTGCCGACCGGTCGGAGCCGCGCGCCCTCATCGCCGTCGAATCCCTCTACAGCGTCCTGGGCGACGAAGCGCCGCTCGTTGACCTGCTGGCCCTGGCCGAGCAGAACGACGCCGTGCTGCTCATCGACGAGGCCCACAGCCTCGGAGTCACCGGCACCGGTATCTTCCAGGGCCGCGGCTCCGTGGCCGGAACCGCCCTTGCCGGGCATCCGAACGTGATCGTGACGGCGACGCTGTCCAAGGCCCTGGGCAGCCAGGGCGGAGCAGTCCTGGGATCACCCCTGCTGCGCGAACACCTCATCAACCGGGCCCGCAGCTTCATCTTCGACACCGGCCTGGCGCCCGCCTCCGCCGCAGCGGCCCTCGCCGGGGTACGCATTATCCGCGACGAACCCTGGCGGGCCGGATCCGTCCGCAGGAACGCTGCGGCACTTGCCGCCGGGCTCGCCCCGGCCCTTGCAGCCCACGGCACCGCCGTCGACCAGCCCGTCGTCGAGCAAATGGCGGGGGCCGTCCAGTCCATCGCCATGCCTTCCGCCGAAGCCGTCCTGGCGGCCGCCGGGGCCGCGCGCACTGCCGGCGTCCGGATCGGCTGCTTCCGCCCGCCGTCCGTCCCCGACGGGATCTCGCGGCTGCGGCTCACTGCCCGAGCCACCCTTACGCCCGAGGAAATCGAAGACAGCTGCGCAGTGCTGCGCGGCATTTTGGAGGAACTTCCATGA
- a CDS encoding adenosylmethionine--8-amino-7-oxononanoate transaminase: protein MTEGMAPLSLIQRDRARLWHPYAPASPDLPLWEAEAADGVRLRLRGADGRRHQVVDAMSSWWSVIHGYRHPVLDAAVRRQLESFSHVMFGGLTHAPAVELAERLVGMAPAAPGRPGLERVFLADSGSVAVEVALKLAVQFQTASGHPQRQRFLSVRGGYHGDTFAAMGVCDPVDGMHSAFPGLPAGNVFAPRPPAAASATPETVMAWASELGDIAAAHSGELAAIIVEPVLQGAGGMHAYPAECLTALRQVADRHGLLLIFDEIATGFGRTGELFAADHAGVVPDIMCVGKALTGGYLTLAAMLCTGEVASTVSRGQAGALLHGPTFMGNPLACAVANASLSIIDDGGWRTDVARIGAGLASGLAPARALQAVRDVRTIGAVGVIELHDDVDVTAVTAAAIRHGVWVRPFRNLVYTMPPYISTAADVGQITAGMTGAVAEVHERASARSGDAA from the coding sequence ATGACGGAAGGCATGGCGCCGCTGAGCCTGATCCAGCGGGACCGCGCACGGTTGTGGCACCCTTACGCCCCGGCGTCCCCGGACCTTCCGCTGTGGGAGGCGGAGGCCGCCGACGGCGTGCGGCTGCGGCTTAGGGGCGCGGACGGCAGACGCCACCAGGTGGTTGATGCGATGTCCTCGTGGTGGTCTGTGATCCACGGCTACCGCCACCCGGTGCTGGATGCTGCTGTGAGACGGCAGCTGGAGAGCTTCAGCCATGTGATGTTCGGCGGCCTCACGCATGCCCCGGCGGTGGAGCTGGCCGAGCGGCTGGTGGGCATGGCCCCTGCCGCTCCCGGCCGGCCGGGGTTGGAGCGGGTGTTCCTCGCGGACTCGGGTTCGGTGGCCGTGGAGGTTGCGCTGAAGCTGGCGGTGCAGTTCCAGACCGCATCGGGGCACCCGCAGAGGCAGCGGTTCCTGAGCGTTCGTGGCGGGTACCACGGCGACACTTTTGCCGCAATGGGGGTCTGCGATCCCGTGGACGGCATGCACTCCGCCTTCCCGGGCCTGCCGGCCGGCAACGTGTTTGCTCCCCGTCCCCCCGCCGCGGCGTCCGCGACTCCGGAGACTGTGATGGCGTGGGCGTCGGAGCTCGGGGACATCGCGGCTGCGCACTCGGGGGAGCTGGCCGCGATCATCGTCGAACCGGTCCTCCAGGGTGCCGGCGGCATGCACGCCTACCCGGCCGAGTGCCTGACAGCGCTGCGGCAGGTGGCGGACCGGCATGGGCTGCTGCTGATCTTCGATGAGATCGCCACGGGTTTTGGCCGCACCGGCGAGCTCTTCGCGGCCGACCATGCCGGCGTCGTGCCAGACATCATGTGCGTAGGTAAAGCCCTGACCGGCGGATACCTGACCCTCGCCGCGATGCTCTGCACAGGCGAGGTTGCGTCAACGGTTTCCCGTGGCCAGGCCGGTGCCCTGCTGCACGGGCCCACCTTCATGGGCAACCCGCTGGCATGTGCGGTTGCCAACGCCAGTCTCAGCATCATCGACGACGGCGGCTGGCGGACCGACGTTGCCCGGATCGGCGCGGGGCTGGCCTCCGGGCTCGCCCCCGCCCGGGCACTCCAGGCCGTCCGGGATGTCCGCACTATCGGCGCCGTCGGGGTCATCGAGCTCCACGACGACGTCGACGTCACGGCGGTCACTGCGGCGGCCATCCGGCACGGGGTCTGGGTCCGCCCGTTCCGGAACCTCGTCTACACCATGCCTCCGTACATCAGCACCGCGGCGGACGTTGGGCAGATCACCGCGGGCATGACGGGGGCTGTCGCCGAAGTCCACGAACGCGCCTCGGCACGGTCCGGAGACGCGGCATGA
- a CDS encoding 5'-3' exonuclease yields the protein MSNRLMLLDTASLYFRAYYGVPDTIRRADGTPVNAVRGLLDMIARLTTDYDATHLVACWDDDWRPQWRVDLIPTYKSHRVADVVAGSPDVEVVPDALEAQIPMIRRMLELSGIAVVGAADHEADDVVGTYASHAELPVDVVTGDRDLFQVVDDARQVRVIYTARGMKNLEVVTDAVVVGKYRVLPEQYADYATLRGDASDGLPGVAGIGDKTAASLLGEYGTLDWLLAAAADAGSGLSTPVRSKLAAAADYLTVAPAVVKLVRDLKLPTLEEAGAQLHPVSGEPRAELERLATEWNLGGSVRRLLEALDQRH from the coding sequence ATGTCCAACCGCCTGATGCTGCTCGACACTGCGTCGCTGTACTTTCGTGCTTACTACGGCGTGCCCGACACCATCCGCCGCGCCGACGGCACACCGGTGAACGCCGTCCGCGGCCTGCTGGACATGATCGCGCGCCTCACCACCGACTACGACGCGACGCACCTCGTTGCCTGCTGGGACGACGATTGGCGTCCGCAGTGGCGGGTGGACCTCATCCCCACCTACAAGTCGCACCGGGTCGCAGACGTTGTAGCAGGGTCCCCCGACGTGGAGGTGGTGCCGGACGCGCTCGAGGCGCAGATTCCGATGATCCGCCGGATGCTCGAACTCTCCGGCATCGCCGTCGTGGGGGCCGCGGACCATGAGGCCGACGACGTCGTCGGCACCTACGCCAGCCACGCCGAGCTGCCGGTCGACGTCGTGACGGGCGACCGCGATCTCTTCCAGGTGGTCGACGACGCCCGCCAGGTGCGGGTGATCTACACCGCCCGCGGAATGAAGAACCTCGAAGTCGTCACCGACGCCGTCGTCGTGGGCAAGTACCGGGTGCTGCCCGAGCAATACGCCGACTACGCGACCCTCCGCGGCGACGCCTCCGACGGGCTGCCGGGCGTCGCCGGCATCGGGGACAAGACCGCCGCGTCCCTGCTTGGGGAGTACGGCACGCTTGACTGGCTGCTCGCGGCGGCGGCGGATGCGGGAAGCGGGCTGTCCACCCCTGTGCGGTCGAAACTCGCCGCGGCCGCGGACTACCTCACGGTGGCTCCCGCCGTCGTCAAGCTTGTCCGCGACCTCAAGCTGCCAACCCTTGAGGAGGCGGGCGCACAGCTGCATCCTGTTAGCGGCGAGCCGCGCGCCGAACTGGAGCGTCTCGCCACCGAGTGGAACCTTGGCGGCTCGGTCAGACGACTCCTCGAAGCGCTCGACCAACGTCACTGA
- the bsaP gene encoding biotin synthase auxiliary protein BsaP, translating to MIPNRSLTSQARPGNPAVVAPGSTGSTGGFPAGSTAGFCGHCGEPSDGGATPTSDVHRRCAEHLAMEPPRYCAACRRRMKVQVTPLGWSAECSRHGVLEP from the coding sequence ATGATCCCCAACCGCTCCCTAACGTCGCAAGCTCGGCCAGGGAACCCGGCGGTCGTGGCCCCAGGCTCGACGGGCTCAACCGGCGGGTTTCCGGCGGGCTCAACCGCCGGGTTTTGCGGGCACTGCGGCGAGCCGTCCGACGGCGGTGCCACCCCGACGTCGGACGTTCACCGCCGCTGCGCCGAACATCTCGCCATGGAGCCGCCGCGCTACTGCGCCGCCTGCCGGCGCCGCATGAAAGTCCAGGTCACGCCATTGGGATGGTCCGCGGAATGCTCCCGCCACGGGGTGCTTGAACCATGA
- a CDS encoding cytochrome P450 → MADRSASMNPASTAARAQPLVETPGLTESPDPARCPYLVVRDPDTVREVLHRPADFSPANALVAVTPLEGPALRVLQSVRFALPPVLASNDTDTHGGIRKVVAGFFTPATVAAMEPRIRELAREAAGNAADRLDSSGHVDLVQTVAAFPPAVVMLELLGLPVRDLAALKRWGLDSMELFWGWPDEDRQLDLAHSAADFYVWLRKFVAESRTAPGRNLFKSLAEHGLSTPEICSLGYFLLIAGQETTTQLISTTLFRLLEGSAPVDWKDASSEAGSASMLRHVLATESSVPTWRRVAAHDTNLAGDAIPAGAEILLELSGNHITAPAETGSLPIPAQAARRGQSTGHGLVFGSGIHRCLGAKLAELEAAIIIQETAGALPGIQLRDHEPERIRLLSFQAPRTVTVVRGDVAGILEQLPHKLQNVE, encoded by the coding sequence TTGGCTGATCGATCTGCCAGCATGAACCCGGCATCAACAGCGGCCCGCGCGCAGCCGCTGGTGGAAACCCCGGGGCTCACGGAATCCCCTGACCCGGCCCGCTGCCCGTACCTCGTGGTGCGTGACCCTGACACCGTCCGTGAAGTCCTGCACAGGCCTGCCGACTTCAGCCCCGCGAATGCCCTGGTCGCGGTGACACCCCTGGAAGGGCCCGCCCTGCGCGTGCTGCAGAGTGTGCGCTTTGCCTTGCCTCCCGTGCTGGCCAGCAACGACACGGACACCCACGGCGGGATCCGCAAGGTCGTGGCGGGCTTCTTCACACCGGCCACCGTCGCCGCGATGGAACCGAGGATCCGTGAACTGGCACGGGAAGCGGCAGGTAACGCTGCGGACCGACTGGACTCTTCCGGTCATGTGGACCTGGTGCAGACGGTCGCGGCGTTTCCCCCGGCAGTCGTCATGCTCGAACTCCTCGGGCTGCCTGTTCGGGATCTTGCCGCCCTCAAGCGGTGGGGCCTTGATTCCATGGAGCTGTTCTGGGGCTGGCCTGACGAGGACCGGCAACTCGATCTGGCCCACAGCGCCGCAGATTTCTACGTCTGGCTGAGGAAGTTCGTAGCAGAATCCAGGACGGCCCCCGGACGCAACCTGTTCAAATCCCTGGCCGAGCATGGCCTGTCAACGCCGGAAATATGCTCGCTGGGCTACTTCCTGCTGATTGCCGGACAGGAAACAACCACCCAGCTGATCAGCACCACCCTGTTCCGGCTCCTGGAGGGGTCCGCGCCTGTGGATTGGAAGGACGCCTCGTCTGAAGCGGGGTCCGCGTCCATGCTCCGGCACGTGCTTGCCACCGAATCATCCGTCCCGACCTGGCGCCGGGTGGCAGCCCACGACACGAACCTTGCTGGCGATGCGATCCCTGCCGGCGCCGAAATCCTGCTGGAGCTGAGCGGCAACCACATCACGGCACCGGCCGAAACCGGGAGCCTGCCCATACCTGCGCAGGCGGCCCGGCGAGGACAATCCACCGGCCACGGCCTGGTGTTTGGCTCCGGTATCCACCGCTGCCTCGGGGCCAAGCTCGCAGAACTGGAGGCGGCCATCATCATCCAGGAAACGGCCGGAGCACTGCCCGGGATACAGTTGCGGGACCATGAGCCCGAACGGATCCGGCTCCTATCCTTTCAGGCACCCCGGACAGTCACCGTGGTGCGTGGTGACGTGGCCGGGATCCTCGAGCAGCTGCCCCACAAACTGCAAAACGTCGAGTAG
- a CDS encoding HAD domain-containing protein, translating into MKLLILLDIDGVLNPVARAAGPGGEPELVLSETRIALVRRLAALGRIAWVSTWPAEQRAGLERQLQLPLEPLRVPLSGSLSESDAATPKLRPVSRWLKKMELLGEAEWDAVVWIDDVLGPDAREWAHQYNQPVLLERPSPAQGLTEVHVVAVEVFVDGDGG; encoded by the coding sequence ATGAAGCTGCTGATCCTTCTGGACATTGATGGGGTGCTGAACCCAGTCGCGCGTGCGGCCGGTCCCGGCGGAGAACCGGAGCTGGTCCTGTCCGAGACGAGGATCGCCCTGGTGAGAAGGCTGGCAGCGCTGGGACGGATCGCCTGGGTCTCGACGTGGCCTGCGGAGCAGAGAGCCGGGCTGGAGAGGCAGCTGCAGCTGCCGCTTGAACCGCTCCGGGTTCCGCTGTCAGGCTCGCTGAGCGAGTCCGATGCGGCGACGCCGAAGCTCCGGCCGGTGAGTCGTTGGCTGAAGAAGATGGAACTGCTGGGCGAAGCTGAGTGGGATGCCGTCGTCTGGATTGATGATGTGCTCGGACCCGACGCGCGCGAGTGGGCGCACCAATACAACCAGCCGGTCCTGCTGGAGAGGCCGTCGCCGGCCCAGGGCCTGACGGAAGTGCACGTCGTGGCGGTTGAGGTCTTCGTTGACGGCGACGGCGGCTGA
- a CDS encoding alkaline phosphatase PhoX, with protein MSFALCPRPANAATRNAFGYGTLVPDPKGILALPEGFVYKLLARSGQTATAEGVHPSDPDGIGVFDGPSGGSVLICNHENSGAEPYPVPVVEGLTYDPGAKGGTSTLIVDADGNRVAQYTSVAGTNNNCAGGISPWGTWLTCEETEARAGSGTNTKDHGYVFEVDPASREANIGHAAVPLKFLGRYSHEAVAIDPATTQIYLTEDAGNPNGLYLRWTPSAGFIPGKGALHALAKSSGGDVAGRLQAMKCFRGSTHIKDLSEATEVGTRYKVQWIDVPDRDARTTSVRKQFTNEEITRARKLEGQWWGDNGAYFVSSFARNSDGSVNEHDGQVWLYDPATESITLTTIFGVNPDTEVDGHFDGPDNITVAPQGGLILAEDGEGVSHLVGVTSEGMSYPLARNEYNDSEFCGPAFSKDGKWLFANIQSPGFTLAITGPWTRPSNAAATAG; from the coding sequence GTGTCATTCGCCCTTTGCCCGCGGCCCGCCAACGCAGCGACCCGCAACGCCTTCGGCTATGGCACGCTGGTCCCGGACCCCAAGGGCATCCTGGCTCTGCCGGAGGGCTTCGTCTACAAGCTGCTGGCCCGCTCGGGGCAGACCGCCACCGCTGAGGGCGTCCACCCCTCCGATCCTGACGGCATCGGCGTATTTGATGGTCCCAGCGGCGGATCCGTTCTGATCTGCAACCACGAGAACAGCGGCGCCGAGCCCTACCCGGTCCCCGTCGTCGAGGGTCTTACCTATGACCCCGGGGCCAAGGGCGGCACCTCCACCCTCATCGTGGATGCCGACGGCAACCGCGTGGCCCAGTACACCTCCGTCGCGGGCACCAACAACAACTGCGCCGGAGGAATCTCTCCGTGGGGCACCTGGCTGACCTGCGAGGAAACCGAGGCGCGCGCCGGTTCCGGAACCAATACCAAAGACCACGGCTACGTCTTCGAAGTAGATCCCGCCAGCCGCGAGGCCAACATTGGCCACGCCGCGGTCCCGCTGAAATTCCTGGGCCGCTATTCCCACGAGGCCGTAGCGATCGACCCCGCCACCACCCAGATCTACCTCACCGAGGACGCCGGAAACCCCAACGGCCTCTACCTGCGGTGGACGCCGTCAGCCGGTTTCATCCCCGGCAAGGGGGCGCTGCACGCGCTCGCCAAGTCCTCCGGCGGTGACGTCGCAGGGCGGCTGCAGGCGATGAAGTGTTTCCGCGGCTCCACCCACATCAAGGACCTCTCCGAGGCCACCGAAGTAGGCACCCGCTACAAGGTCCAGTGGATCGATGTGCCGGACCGTGACGCCCGCACCACCTCGGTGCGCAAGCAGTTCACGAATGAGGAAATCACCCGTGCCCGCAAACTCGAGGGCCAGTGGTGGGGCGACAACGGCGCGTACTTCGTCTCCAGCTTCGCCCGCAATTCCGACGGTTCCGTCAACGAACACGACGGCCAGGTCTGGCTCTACGACCCGGCCACCGAGAGCATCACGCTGACGACGATCTTCGGAGTGAACCCGGACACGGAGGTGGACGGGCACTTCGACGGGCCTGACAACATCACGGTTGCACCGCAGGGCGGGCTGATCCTGGCCGAGGACGGCGAAGGCGTCTCGCACCTGGTGGGCGTGACCAGCGAGGGCATGTCCTACCCGCTGGCCCGCAACGAATACAACGACTCGGAGTTCTGCGGCCCGGCGTTCAGCAAGGACGGAAAGTGGCTCTTCGCCAACATCCAGTCCCCCGGCTTTACGCTGGCCATCACCGGTCCCTGGACCCGGCCGTCCAACGCCGCGGCCACAGCCGGCTAG
- a CDS encoding nuclear transport factor 2 family protein, producing the protein MATSEANKETVARLFDAFRAGDTEAFNQLIVQDYKQHNPQAGDGLQAVKDFFSQFGPVDVEVHRVIAEGDLVAVHSHNKTFNSAGVDIFRFSDDGKIIEHWDVLQEVPATTASGNDMFSQLT; encoded by the coding sequence ATGGCCACCAGCGAAGCCAACAAGGAGACGGTGGCGCGGCTTTTCGATGCCTTCCGGGCAGGTGACACCGAGGCCTTCAACCAGCTGATCGTGCAGGACTACAAGCAGCACAACCCGCAGGCAGGCGATGGTTTGCAGGCCGTCAAGGACTTCTTCTCACAGTTCGGACCGGTCGACGTCGAAGTTCATCGCGTGATCGCCGAAGGTGACCTGGTCGCCGTCCACTCGCATAACAAGACGTTCAACTCTGCAGGGGTGGATATTTTCCGGTTCAGTGACGACGGCAAGATCATCGAGCACTGGGACGTGCTGCAGGAAGTCCCGGCTACGACGGCAAGCGGGAACGACATGTTCTCGCAGCTCACCTGA
- a CDS encoding ChaB family protein translates to MPKTGKNDHARKEELPSTLQRSEQKAQDTFAKTYDSALESYDNDESRAARTAYASLKHSYEKVGDHWEPKEERGPSDKRAEEGIDSSEPTAAGVDANASKEHLYKRAQELNIDGRSKMDKDELVQALQKANDAATRKARGG, encoded by the coding sequence ATGCCGAAGACCGGAAAAAACGATCACGCCCGCAAGGAAGAGCTTCCCTCGACCCTGCAGCGCTCTGAACAGAAAGCCCAGGACACTTTCGCCAAAACCTACGATTCTGCCCTCGAGTCCTACGACAATGACGAGAGCCGTGCTGCCCGTACAGCCTACGCATCGTTGAAGCACAGCTACGAGAAGGTGGGCGACCACTGGGAGCCGAAGGAGGAGCGCGGCCCCTCCGACAAACGCGCGGAGGAGGGGATTGATTCATCTGAGCCCACCGCTGCGGGCGTGGACGCGAACGCGTCGAAGGAACACCTTTACAAGCGAGCCCAGGAGCTGAATATCGACGGCCGATCGAAGATGGATAAGGACGAACTGGTCCAAGCGCTGCAGAAGGCCAACGACGCCGCTACCCGGAAGGCACGTGGAGGCTAA
- the bioB gene encoding biotin synthase BioB, whose protein sequence is MTIQANIAASEKPSDETSNNASYDILATAHQQVLEDGVGLTQAQLVEVLSLPDEALPAALQLAHEVRLRHCGEDVEVEGIISIKTGGCPEDCHFCSQSGLFDSPVRGVWLDIPELVKAAKETAATGATEFCIVAAVRGPDIKLMNQIKFAIDRIHEEVDINIACSLGMLTQRQVDQLASWGVHRYNHNLETARSYFPEVVTTHSYEERLETCNMVKAAGMELCCGALIGMGESLEQRAELAAQLAALEPHEVPLNFLNPRPGTPLENQGIMDGKDALRAIAAFRLAMPRTVLRYAGGRELTLGDLGTREGLMGGINAVIVGNYLTTLGRPATADLNLLVELNMPIKELQQTL, encoded by the coding sequence ATGACGATTCAGGCAAACATCGCCGCGAGCGAAAAACCGAGCGACGAAACGAGCAACAACGCTAGCTACGACATCCTGGCAACTGCCCACCAGCAGGTCCTGGAAGACGGCGTCGGCCTGACCCAGGCGCAGCTCGTGGAAGTACTCAGCCTCCCGGATGAAGCGCTCCCGGCGGCCCTGCAGCTGGCCCACGAGGTCAGGCTGAGGCACTGCGGCGAAGACGTTGAGGTGGAAGGCATCATCTCAATCAAGACGGGCGGCTGCCCCGAGGACTGCCACTTCTGCAGCCAGTCCGGCCTCTTCGACTCCCCTGTCCGCGGCGTCTGGCTCGACATTCCGGAACTCGTCAAAGCGGCCAAGGAAACGGCCGCCACCGGAGCCACCGAATTCTGCATCGTCGCCGCCGTCCGCGGCCCCGACATCAAACTGATGAACCAGATCAAGTTCGCGATCGACCGCATCCACGAAGAAGTGGACATCAACATCGCCTGCTCCCTGGGCATGCTCACCCAGCGGCAGGTGGACCAGCTCGCCAGCTGGGGCGTGCACCGCTACAACCACAACCTGGAAACGGCCCGCAGCTACTTCCCCGAGGTGGTCACCACGCACAGCTACGAAGAACGCCTCGAAACGTGCAACATGGTCAAGGCCGCCGGCATGGAACTGTGCTGCGGGGCACTGATCGGCATGGGCGAGTCCTTGGAACAGCGGGCCGAACTGGCAGCCCAGCTTGCCGCCCTCGAACCACATGAGGTCCCCCTGAACTTCCTCAACCCACGCCCCGGAACTCCCCTCGAAAACCAGGGAATCATGGACGGCAAGGACGCCCTCCGCGCCATCGCCGCCTTCCGGCTGGCCATGCCCAGAACGGTGCTGCGCTACGCCGGCGGCCGCGAGCTGACCCTCGGCGATCTGGGAACGCGCGAGGGACTGATGGGCGGAATCAACGCCGTCATCGTGGGCAACTACCTCACCACCCTGGGCCGCCCGGCCACCGCCGACCTGAACCTGCTCGTCGAGCTGAACATGCCCATCAAGGAGCTCCAGCAAACGCTATGA
- the bioD gene encoding dethiobiotin synthase, producing MNLPGIILVTGTDTCVGKTITTAALAAVLHGTGRSVAVYKPCQSGAAAGDSDTAEIIRLAGAVTAETGVVLQQPLAPAAAAAVDGIQLPPVAAHAERIRELAGSHHHVLVEGAGGLLVDLDSDGGTLADLGSLLAAAFMVVVRPGLGTLNHTALTLEALEARGQQVLGVVLGSWPGNPELVHHSNRQVLGSLPVPFLGALPEQASELSPAAFRAGAAAWLIDLPA from the coding sequence ATGAACCTGCCCGGCATCATTCTGGTCACCGGTACGGACACCTGCGTCGGCAAGACGATCACGACGGCGGCCCTCGCCGCCGTCCTCCACGGAACGGGTCGCAGCGTCGCGGTTTACAAACCGTGCCAGTCAGGAGCTGCCGCCGGCGATTCGGACACGGCCGAGATTATCCGGCTCGCCGGCGCCGTAACAGCAGAAACCGGAGTCGTGCTGCAGCAGCCCCTGGCGCCCGCCGCCGCAGCCGCCGTCGACGGAATCCAGCTCCCCCCGGTGGCGGCGCACGCCGAGAGAATCCGCGAGCTCGCCGGATCCCACCACCACGTCCTGGTTGAGGGCGCAGGCGGCCTGCTGGTGGACCTGGATTCCGACGGCGGCACGCTGGCGGACCTTGGATCGCTCCTGGCGGCGGCCTTCATGGTTGTCGTCCGGCCCGGCCTCGGCACCCTGAACCACACCGCCCTGACCCTCGAGGCGCTGGAGGCGCGGGGCCAACAGGTCCTCGGCGTCGTGCTGGGAAGCTGGCCGGGCAACCCTGAGCTTGTCCACCACAGCAACCGCCAGGTTCTCGGATCGCTGCCGGTGCCCTTCCTTGGAGCCCTTCCCGAGCAGGCCTCGGAACTGTCCCCGGCTGCTTTCCGTGCCGGAGCGGCCGCTTGGCTGATCGATCTGCCAGCATGA